The Roseimicrobium gellanilyticum DNA window AGAACATGCTGGCCAGCGTGACCCTGCCGGACAGCAGCGTGCACAGCTACGCTTACGACTACCGCGTGCGTCGCATCACCCGCACCGAAGGCAGCGCCAATCCCGTGGCCATGACCTTCAGCGGCGGCCTCAGCGTGGCTGAGTTTGAAGTGACCGACCCGCAACTCGGTACTCTCAATACTCAACCCGCCGTCGAATACCAGCGCGGTCCCGACATGGGCGGCGGGGTGGGCGGCCTGCTCTACTCCCTGCGCAGCGGCACGGCGAAGTTCAACCTGAGCAACGGCCGCGGCGACGTGGTGGCCCAGAGCGACAGCACCGGCGACCTCACCTGGACGGCCAGCTACGAAGCCTACGGCAAGCGCCCCATGGAAACCGGCACCAACGCCGACCGTCAGCGCGCCAACACCAAGGAAGAAGACCCCACCGGTTTGCTCAACGAAGGGTACCGCTATCGGGACCTGGAGACTGATGTGTGGCTGAGCAAAGACCCCGCAGGCTTTGTGGATGGACCAAACTTGTATGCGTATGTCAGGCAGAATCCGTGGACGAGTTGGGATCCTGATGGATTAGCTACCCGCAGTGAGCTGGCCAAACAAAAGGAACACTTCATTGCCAAGCTGTCCGATACCGACGGAATGGATGGGAACGAATATAGATTGCACGTGCAGAACGTCATGTCCGAGGTCGAAAGAGTCTCGGCTCGAATTCAGGCAATCGACAGTGCGTCGAGGAATGTCAATCAGGCCATCGCTTTCACAAACTTCGTAAGAGAAAATCTTTATGGTCTAAATCGCCTGCCATATCGAATCAATCCAGATGATATTGACGACAGTAATCCATTTCATTCTTGGATCTTTGAGCAGGGAAACAACTTTGGCAAATTTAAGTCTGACGGCGCCGCGGCCGTCCTGGGAGGGGCCTTAAGTGGAATATCCAAGACCTCGAAGCTAGTCAGGCGCACCGCTACAAGGGGAATTGGGGCCGCGCACATGTTTGACGAGGCATTTGCCGCAAACAGATACTATGTTGCGTCTCCAAAGCATACAGGAGCGGCTAGGACGGCAGGAGGAGCCAAAATCAACCCTGCTCCAGCGGACGGTCAGGGGGCGTTGGATTTTTCATTTCCTGTGTCAGAAAACACCACGCGACGAATCGGAGTTGACACCGCCCACAATCAACTCGTGGTATTTGACCGTACTCAGAATGTAACAAGAGGTGGGCGCACGGTTGGCGGAGAATATCATGGACATGTGAGAACTTGGGACGAGCTTTCATCCCCAATGCAAAAAGCATTGTCGGACTATGGAGTTTCAGTAAGTAAGAAAGGTGAAATTAAATTAGACCCAAAAACATGGGGGTTCTCGGATGACTAATCGCTATATCGAATCTCGTAACGTTGCGCGTGAAGACCTAGAGTCAGCTGTCGCTTCCAATGATATAAAACTGCTCCGCGAGTATTTAGTTTCGGCGGCGCTAGTGGGTGAAGATTTGCCGTTTCTTGAGCAGGTTTGTCTGAACTTAAGCGCTCATCTGGATGAAGAGGTTCGCGGTAACGCAATCCTCGGCCTAGGTCATCTGGCAAGGCGAGCCAGATCACTAGATTCGAAAGCAAGAACGATCATTGAAAACGGCCTTCAAGATTCGTCGTCATACGTTCGAGGGCATGCTTGGTCCGCTGCAGATGATGTGATTCACTTCTTAGGATGGCAAGTAGTTGGATATAAAAAATGAACGCGCAAGCCAACCAATGGCATTGGCCTTGCCAACCCATTTGGAAAAATAAAACACAGATGTCTTCTCGGCTATGAACGCTCGAAAAATTACGGGAGACCCTGGAGGGGCAGTGAGTCGGCGCTTGAAGTATCACACTTGTCGACTCACCGGATCTCCAGACCCCTGCAGCCGTCTACCAGAGCAAAGGTCGCCTGCGTCTGACTGAACACCGGGACTGTTGCGGCGCACACGTGTTTTTCCACGCCGTATCTAACCATCTGGGCATAGTTAGTCTTCAAGCCATCCCGCGCCCGGGAGGTCACGTGAAGCCCGAGCAGGCGTTGCGTACTGCGCGCGGTGGAAACCCCGCTCGGCTTGCAACGCCCCAAGCTCCGCGCCCTGCTTCGCCCGCCGCGCAACCCTAGCGCCTCGCCAAGCTCGGCGGCTCCGCGCCCGCCCACCGGTAAACTCTCCACAACGCGTAGTAGTGCAAAACGGCTGCCCCCCACCGCCTGCGCCCGCCGCCGGGCCGCCAGCCGTTTTACACTACACCGACGTTGTGGAAAGTTACCTCCCTCCCTGCGTGTGGCGGCGTCGCTCGTGCCTCGCTGTGCCGCGGTGAGGCGCTCCAGCCGCGGGGCTCCTTCGCGCCGCCGACCCGAGGCACGCTGCGCGCCAGCCGGCCCCCCGCCAAGCTCCCCACCGCGCCCGTCTGTCACGCATCCTGCCAACCCCCACGGCGCAACGCTCCGCCCCCCCTGCGGCCCGGCTCGTCCCTCGCCCAGCCGCAGCCAACCTCTGGAGCATCGAAATACAAAGTGTCTGTCCCTTTGTTAAAAAACTGTTGCACCATCTTGCCCCATCGTCATCATCTACCCATGCGCTTGGCCCGTCTCAAGGCGCTGCCGGGGGCTACGGCAGCTCACTACCACTGCATCTCCCGCGTCGTGGACCGGCGCTTTGTCTTGGGTGAGGTCGAGAAAGAAATCTTCCTCAAGCTCATGCGCTTTTATGCGCACTTTTGCCAGGTCCGCGTCTCGGCGTACTGCTTGATGAGCAATCACTTCCATCTTCTGGTGGAAGTCCCGGCCCGGCCGCAGGTGATGCCCTCGGAAGCCTTGCTCATCGGGCATGTGCAGTCCTGCTACGGCAAGAACACCGCTGCCCTGCTCGCCGAAAACCTCCGACAACTGCGTCAGCAGGCTGGCGAGGCGGTGGCGCAAAAGCACCTCGAAAGCTGGTTCGCAAGATTGTGGGACATCAGCGCCTTCATGAAGACGCTCAAACAGCGCTTCACCCAGCAGTTCAACAAGCTCCACGGACGCAAAGGCACCCTCTGGGAGGACCGCTTCCGCAGTGTGCTGGTGGAGAGCGGCAGCGCCCTGGCCACCATGGCCGCCTACATCGACCTCAATCCCGTGCGCGCCGGATTGGTCAAGGACCCCTCCCGTTACCACTGGAGCAGCTACGGGGCCGCCATGGGCGGGAACAAGGCGGCACGCGCGGGTCTCAAGTCCATCATCGCCACCGTGGATCGCGGGCAGGAGCAGGGCCTGCGCGGCGATGCCTGGCTGTCCCGATACCGCGTCTGGCTCTTCGGCAAGGCTGAGGAAATCCAAGACCCGCGCACCGGGAAGGTGCTGCGCAAAGGCATGAGCCGGAAGGCCGTGGAAAAAGGCCTGAAGCGAGGTGGCAAACCAAGCCTGAACGAACTGCTGCACTGCCGTCTCAGCTACATGACCCGCGGAGGAGCTTTGGGCACCAAAGCCTTCATCGAATCACTCTTTGAGGCCCAACGCTGGCGATTTGCTCCCGAGCGCAAAAACGGCGCCCGCCTCCCTCGAGGCGGCGAGTCCGCCTGGCAGGGCCTTCGCGTCCTCCGTGCGCCCCGTCCTGCTTGATGGATGCCATCACGAATCTTTTTTCGGTTGTCTTGTACATCCTCATGGGTGTATAGTCACTCAAGAGCAGCTCCCCAATCGATAGTTCGTTTGGCCGATCTTTAAGTTTTCCAGGCCCACATCACCCTCAAGCACCCACAGCGGTACATCGTGTGCCTAGCACGCATCGAGGCGTAGCCCTCCCCCTGAGCTTTCCTTCAACTCCTCGTGCATCACGGATTCTTCAACCTGCGTTCGTTGACAGGGTCCTCCCGGGTCCCTAGACTCGCGGGCATGTCGTGTCGTTTTAACCCCATCGCTTCGTGCATTTTACTGCTGGCTGTGTTGCTGTGTGCTTCCGCGGCGCAGGGGCAGGTGCTGGTGTACAAGTTCGACACGAGCGATGCGAAGGGCATCAATTTCCACACGTTCGAGGGCGGGTATGTGGTGGCGCCGTTGCTGGGTGGGGATGCGACGTTCCTGCTGACGACGAAGGAGGACGGGCGCCAGTACCTGGAGTCGTCCGGAGGTGGGCGGCTCTTCACCGCGGTGAGCGGGAGCGGGGACAAGAAGGCAGTGATTTCCGCGAGCACCGGGTTGGGCGCTGCGGAAGGGGCGCTGGTAGCGCTGGGGGACATCAATCACACGGTGAAAATCAGCAGCCCGGCCTCGACCATCACGGCGCGGGTCGCGAAGGCCCTGCACGGCACACTGGTCAGCGCGGATGATGAGAGCGATGCTGAGACAGAGGCCCGGGATGGGAGCATCGGCAATGGCGGGACCGCAGATGTGAAGATCACGCTCGATGAGAAGGAGACAAATCGGGTAAATGACGATGGCCTGACACTGGCGCAAACGGTGGAGCATCTGAAACTGGAGCTGGAGCGCGAAGGTTATCGTCCGGTCAGCGGCGATGATGGCGACGACGATGATGATGACGAGGAAGAGGAGGAAGTGGAGAGCACCGAGTAGAGTTGCGGCGAGTTCGTCGATGCGTAGACCTGTGCTATTGTCGCGCCAATGAATGCCCTGCTCGCTGCTGCCACCCTTGCCGGGAGTCAGGACCTTGATTTGGTGAAAGCCGCAGCCCGTGAGGCGTCCGTGAGCGGTCAGCCCGTGGTGGACGCCGTCTTGGAGAAGGCTTCCCTGGGCGAGTTGGAATTTCTGAGGGCGCTCGCGCATGAGTTGCACTGGCCGTGGCAGACGGAGTTGCAGCCGGACATGGACGAAGCGGCCGAGCTGAAGAAGGAGTGCCCACCGCGCCTCGCCCTGCGGCATCGCCTTCTCCCGCTGGCGTTTGTTTCCCCTCCCGTCACCGAGGCCGCAAACGGCGCACCTGGCGAGGGCGAGGTGAAGGAAGCGGAGCAGAAGGAAAAGACCAGCAAGCGCTCGTTGGTGATTGCGTGCTATGACCCCTTCGACCTCATGGCGCGCCAGGCCGTGGCTCGCACGGTGAATGTGCCGGTGCGCTGGACGCTGGCGCCGCGCGATGAGCTGCTGCGCGCGCTGCAGAGCTTCTACGGCGTGGGCGCGGATACGTTCGAGGACTTGATGAAGTCCCGCGACCAGGACTTGGATGATGCCCACCTGCGCGACGAGGCGAACATCATCGACGAGAGCGACGCCGAGGCTTCCGTGCTGAAGTTTGTGAACCAGATCATCCGCGAGGCGCTGGCCCAGCGCGCGACGGACATCCACGTGGAGCCCCTGCACGACAACCTGCGCATCCGCTACCGCATTGATGGTGTGCTGCATGAGACGCCCGTGCCGGAAAACATCAAGGCCCTGCAGGCCTCCGTGCTGGCGCGCATCAAGGTGATGGCGAAGCTGGACATCGCGGAGAAACGCCTGCCGCAGGACGGCCGTATCAATCTCAAGCTCGAAGGGCAGAACATCGACGTGCGCGTGGCCTGCATCCCGAGCGTGGAAGGGGAGAGCATCAGCCTGCGCTTGCTGGGCCAGGAAAAGTTCACGCTGGAGAAGCTGGGCCTCACCGCGGATTATCGCGAGAAGGTGGAGAGCCTGCTGGCCAAGCCGAACGGCATCGTGCTCGTCACCGGTCCCACGGGAAGCGGCAAGAGCACCACGCTGTATACCTTCCTCTCGCGGTTGAACAGCGTGCAGCGCCGCATCGTGACCATCGAGGACCCGGTGGAAAACAAGCTGCCGGGCGTCGTGCAGATCGCGGTGAAGCCGGAGATCAATCTTACCTTCGCCAGCGGCCTGCGCAGCATCCTGCGTGGCGACCCGAACGTGGTGATGGTGGGGGAAATTCGCGACCTGGAGACGGCGGAAATTGCCGTGCGCGCCTCGCTCACGGGTCACCTGGTCTTCTCCACGTTGCACACAAATGATGCGGTGGGTGGCATCACCCGTCTGGTGGAAATGGGCGTGGAGCCCTTCCTCGTGGCGTCCTCCGTGCGTGCATTCCTCGCCCAGCGCCTGGTACGTTCCCTCTGTCCGCACTGCCGGAAGCCGGCGCACTACAGTGATGAGCAGCTGAAGTCCTGCGGCTTCCATGAGGGGCTGGGCAAGACGCTCTTCACTGCGAGTGCCACCGGTTGCCAGTCCTGCCGTGGTACCGGGCACTACGGACGCATGGCCATCTATGAAATCGCGATGGTCACCGCTGCATTGCAGGATCTCATCAGCAGGAAGGCGAGCGCAAATGAGCTCACCCGCCAGGCGCGGCGGGATGGCTTCATCTCCATGCGCGAGTATGGCTGGCGCAAGGTGCTGGACGGCTCCACCACGGTGGAGGAGGTCATGCGCGTGACGAGTGAGGATTTCATGGATTGACCTTTCTGTTCCCACGCCTGAGTTGTAGAAGTTGGTCCATATCGCATCCGCATGCCTGCCTTCCGTTACGAAGCCATGAGCACCTCCGGTCAGCGCAGCGCTGGCACGCTGGAGGCGGCGGATCGTGGCGAGGCCGTGAGGAAGCTGGCGCGCCGGGGCTTGCAGCCTTTTTCCCTGAGCGCGGAAGGTGGTAAACCCGTCGCAGCCTCCGGGGCGGCGAAGGAGAAGAATAGCAAGGGTGCGGGCGAGACTTCCGCGAAGACCAAAGCGGCGGTTTCCGCATCGAAGGCGCCGGTCTCCGGGAAGGCCAGCGCCGCCAAATCCGTGATCACCGGCCCTCTCAAGCTGAGCCGCTCGCAGGTGATCCAATTCACCGAAGAACTGTGCGATCTCCTCACGGCGGGCCTGCAACTGGAGCAGGCTCTGCATGCCATGGAGAACCGCAGCGTGCCTGTGCTGCGCCAGCTCGCTACCTCAGTACGTGAGCGCGTGCGGGACGGGCTGCCCCTGTCCGCGGCGCTGCATCAGGTGAGCCCGTCCTTTGATGAGTTGTACTGCAATCTCGTCTCCGCCGGGGAGGCGGGCGGTGCGCTGGGTTCCATTCTCAACCGCCAGGCGCGTCACCTGAACCAGCTTGAGCAACTCCGGGCCAAGGTGACCGGAGCGTTGATCTATCCGGCCTTCATCATCATCTCGGGCATTGCCTTGTCCGTGACCATGGTGACCTTCCTCCTGCCGAAGATGGCAGCGCTGGTGGAGAGCACAGGGAAGGAACTGCCCACGATGGCGCAGTGGCTCATGGCGATGAGTGGCTTCATCAAGTCGTGGTGGTGGCTCCTCATTGCGGCGGTGATCCTTGTGGTCATCTCCGTGCATGTTCTGTTTCAGGACAAGGGCCGAATGGCCTGGTGGCACCGCAAGATGCTGGACCTGCCCATGTACGGGCCGGTGTTGCGCACGCGGTTTGAGGTGCAGTTCCTGGAGACACTGGGCAACCTGCTGAAGAATGGCCTCCCCTTGCACCGCGCATTGGAGCTGGTGCGAAAGGCAACCGTCAACCTCTACCTGCGGGAGCAGCTGGAGGCGGTGGAGACGGCCGTGCATGACGGGGGCTCACTCAGCCGGGCCCTGGAGCGGGCGGGTGTGCTGCGGCCTCTGGTCATCGACATGGTGCGCGTGGGCGAGCAGACGGGGGAAATGGCGGACGCGCTGGAGAAGGCGGCAGAACGCTTTGACCGTCAGCTCACGAAGACGATTGAGCATGCCACCGCGTTGCTGCAGCCCGTGCTCATGCTGGTCATGGCCGTACTGGTGGGCGGCATGGTGTGGATGATGATCAATATTGTGTTCTCCACCCTCCAGCAAATCCAGAGCCGCTAGACCGGGATGGATTCAAAGGGCATTTTATGTCCTTACCGTCACTTGCTTCCTCCTTGCTCCCATCACGGAAACTCCCTAGACTCACTGCCATGAAAATTTCTCCAAATGCCCCGCAAGCACGGATGCGCAGTGCCGGCTTTACCCTCATGGAGATGATGCTGGTGCTCCTGATCATCGCACTGATCATGGGTGGCGTGGCTGTGACGTTCCAAAGTTTCGCCAACAGCGCAGAGGTCACGACGACCAAGACGAAAATTCAGAACATGGAAGCCAGCCTCATGGCTTACCGGACGAACAACGGCTGGTATCCGACCCAGCAGCAGGGATTGGATGCCCTGGCCACCCAACCGACCGTGGAGCCCCTGCCGCGCATGTGGAAGCCTCTGGTGAAGTCTGATTCGCTCTACGATGCGTGGAGAAGAAAGCTGGCTTACCGCAATCCGGGCAAGCACAACTCTTCGGGTGTCGATGTGTATTCCCTTGGTGAGGATGGCGTTGACGGAACCAAGGACGACCTTGGGAACTGGTAACCTGCCACCGGTATCATGCACTTCCTCCGCCTGAGGCCTGAACCGCCGCCTGGCGCGGTTTCGCGGGCGGGTGGCTTCACCTTGCTGGAGCTGGTGGTCGTGCTGGTCATCATCTCGTTCGTGGTCGGCCTCGGAGTGATGAGTTTTGATGGTGTGGTGCAGGAGGGGGAACTGCGCAAGCCGGTGCTGGAGTTCAAGGACCTCACTGCGGAAGCTGTCCGACGGGCGACCCTGTACGAGCGTCCCCAGGTTTTGATCTTCGACAGTGCAGGCATGGTGATGCCTCTGCGCATGCGCCGTGAATCTGCTGGTGCGGTCATGCGCGTGAAGCGCTTCACGCTGCCACCCGGCATGTCGCTCATGTTACGCAGGTTTGGTTCGGACAAGTTTGCTCCCGCGGAGGGGCAGCGGCTCATCGTTTCCCCCAGCGGTTTGTGTGAGCCGCTCACTGCGCGTTTTCAGCGCGGGCAATCGTGGTTTGAGGTGACCCTCGACCCGCTCACCGGTGCGGCGAAAGAGGAGCGCATGGTTGTGCAATGAAGCTGCTGCCATGATGAACACGCGCGGCGCATCTCACCCCAGGCATGATCTCAGGGCTGGTTTCACCCTGCTGGAGGCGATGCTTGCCGTGTTCATCTTTGGCATGGCAGCCGTGGCGTTGATGGAGGCCATCAATTCCAGCGGACGCATCTCGCTGGATGCGCGTGCCAGGGGAAACATCCAGATGCGCCTGGATAACATGCTGCTGGAAGCCACCCGCGATCCCATGTGGTCGGTGGATACGCGAGCGCAGGCTGGCACGGAGCGGACCGTGCGTGAACACGGCTTCACCTACATCATCAAGCGAGAGCCAATCGAGCTGAAGAATCAGGATGGCCAGCTCCTGCAGGGACTCTATCTGGTCCAGGTGAAAGCGCTCTGGATGGAGGGAGGCCGTGAGCAGAGTGCGATCGCGGAGACGTGGGCTTATCCGCTCATGTTCCGTCCGCCCAACCTGATGCAGGCACCATGAACGCGACTGCATCCAACGCTGGTCCCATGAGGCGGAGGCTTGCTTCCCGTCGCAGCGGGAATGGTTTTACCTTGCTGGAGATGATCATGGTGCTGCTCATCACGTCCATGCTGATCAGTGCCGTGTTCGGCATTGTGAATGCGGTGACGATTCTCACTCACGATCTCACCACTTCCCAGCAGCGGGAATCGCGCACGCATGCCTTTGTTGAGCTGTGTGCCCGCAGTCTCCGCAGCCTGCCAGCGGATGCCATGCTGCGACTGCGGACGCGACAGGATGGGGGACTGTATACTACGCAGTTGGCCCTGGCAGATGCCCCCTCGCCGCTCTCTGCATCAGCAGGACCATTTACCGTGCTGGAGACGGAGGTCACTTCGGAAGGCTATCTCCGTCTCGTGGTGCGGTCGATTCCAGAGGACCAGGTGCTCGCGTGGGAGATGGGGGAGAGCACGGTGGGCACGCGCCTCGTACTGCTGGAGAATGTGCGCATGCTGGAGTGGCTGGTCTTCAACCCCACCACGCTTCAGTGGCAGACCGTGTGGAATGAGCGCATGCCCCTCACTGCGATGCGCGAGCTGGCCAAGAATGCAAACCCCGGCCGTCCCCAGGGGCCTCAGGCTCCCGGTGCGGATGCGCCTGCGCCGCCACCCAGTATTCCCCAAGACGTCCAGGAAGCTGTGAATGCTCTGGGACGTCCGCAGCGTCCCGGTCTCATGGAATTGCGCTTCGCGATTGGAAATGAGGCTCCGCAGCGGTGGGTCTTCTGGGTGCCCGCGCGAGTCGCTGGTGGGCGATGACATGGCGAAACAGGTTTCCCGTAAATCTAGTCTCTATTATTTTCGCAATCGATAAACAGAATGCATAAGCAATAATGCTTAGGACTCTGCTAAGGCATGGCCGGGAAATGTAGAGAATTTATTCAAATACTCCATCCGCGAAAGCAAGATTGGTCATTTCTGCTGGTTAGTGCATACTTCAGCGCAATCTGTCCAAGCATCTTGACCTCAACACTATGCGAGGAGTTTCCAGCATCCTCCGCGTTTCTTCCCTGGGATGTGGAGTAAAGAAAAGGAAATGGCACCGAACCGCTGTTTCTCTCGCAGGCTGCGGCCTGTTGCTGGCCACCGCTATGCCCGCGTCCGGGGCCTCTCCCGCTGCAGCTCATGGGGGAGGTGTGCCCCGTGAGTCCACCCTGCTGGGCATGCCTCGAAACATGGCCCTGGCCTCTCTGGTCATCGTTCTTACCCAGACGGGATTGATCGTGGGTTTGCTGGTGGCGAATCGCCGGCGCAAGAGGCTGGCACGCGAGCAGGGCGAGCGACTGCGCTTCGAGCAAATCCTCACGGAGATCTCAGGGGATCTCGTCGAGGCGTCCGTGGAAACGCTGGACAACGCCATCTGCCACGCGCTGGAGAAGGTGCGCGTGATGATGGAATTCCAATCCTGCATGTTGTTCGAGCATGTGCGTGACACCCAGGTGGTCCGCATCCTGTATCACACGGACGCTGCCGTGCGCGAGGCCATTGCCCGTAGGGAGGCAGAGATACCAATGCCCTGGCTATGCGCGCAGTTCCAGTACCGCAAAGCGATTCCCCTGGCCCATGCCTTGCAGGATCTGCCCGCCGACGCCCGGGAGGAGCAGGACTACGTGCGGGTGAAGAACATCAAGTCCGCGCTCATCATCCCCCTGCACTCCACGGATGGGACCACGCATGGGGTATCATTCTGTACTGGGGTCGCATACCGCGAGTGGAGTGATACGGTCATCTCCCAGCTCCATGCGCTAGGGGACGTACTCTCGTCGTCGGTCTCCCGCCATCGCGCGGAGATGGAGCTTCGCCTTTCAGAAGAGCGATTCTCCAAGGCGTTCCACGCCAGTCCCAGTGCCATGGTGATCTTCCGGGCCAGGGATGAGACCATCCTCGACGTGAACGAAAGCTGGGAACGTCAGTTTGGCTATACCTATGCGGAGGCGGCTGGACACCTGCCAGAGGAGCTGGGCATCTATCGCAGTGAAAAGGAGCGCCTTCGTCTTGGCTCGCTCGTGGATACCGTCGGCTCACTCAGGAACCACGAGATCACGCTCCGCACACGCACAGAGAGGGAGGTCGTCGCCATTCTCTCATTGGAGACCATCTCCATCCATGATGAGGCATGCTACATCGCGATCTTCCATGACGTCACCGATCAACGGAGGGTGGAGGAGATGCGGCAGTCCATGGTGCATGTGTCACGTCTGGCGCTGGTGGGCGAACTCACGGCCTCCATCGCGCACGAAATCAATCAGCCACTTGGTGCAATCCTGAGCAATGCTGAGGCCGCGGAAATGCTCATGGAGACGGAGAATCCGCCCCTGGATGACATCCGGCAAATCCTGGCGGACATTCGCAAAGATGATCTCAGGGCAAGCCAGGTCATCCGCCATATCCGCACGCTGGTGCGACGTGCGCCCCTGCGGCTCCTGCCCGTGCAGGTGAATGAAGTGGTGCTGGATGTGCTGAAGCTTTTGTCGACAGACGCGCAGCGACGCGGCATCATACTGCATGGTGATCTGGCTGCGGACGAGCCCGAAATATCGGCGGACCGGGTGCATCTTCAGCAGGTGCTCATCAATCTGATTGTGAATGCCATGGATGCCATGAAGAGCAACGGCACCACCATCCCTATCGTCGACGTACGCACGTGGCGCGAGGGGCCGCATGGGGTCTCCGTCTCCGTGCGTGACCACGGGCACGGCATACCCGAAGACCGGCTGCCCCAGATATTTGAGTCCTTCTTCACAACCAAAGTGGAGGGAATGGGGTTAGGACTGGCCATGGCGCGTTCGATTATCGAAGCCCATCGCGGAAGCATAGCGGCGCGGAACCTCGCCGAAGGTGGGGCAATGTTCACTTTCACGTTGCCCAGCGGGAATGGAAATGGAGCCGGAACACGAAACGCCACCATCGGGAGGTCCTCATGACGACTTGCACTGTGGATACCCTGGATGAAGAAGAAGTCTCCACGGTGCATGTGGTAGATGATGATGAATCCCTGCGCATGGCGATGACGCGGCTGTTGCGCGCGGCGGGTTATCATGTGCAGTCGTATGCTTCCGCGGGTGAGTACTTGCTGCGCCGGAAGCCAGGCATGAATGGCTGCCTGCTGCTCGATGTGCGCATGCCGGGACCCAGTGGCCTGGAATTGCAGGCCGCATTACAAAATGATCGTGATGCCCTGCCCATCATCTTCCTGACGGCTCATGGAGACATCCCCATGAGCGTGCAGGCCATGAAACAGGGCGCGGTGGACTTCCTGACCAAGCCGGTGGAGAGCAAGGCTTTGCTGCATGCCATCAAGGGAGCGCTTGCAAAGCAGACCAGTGAAACTCACTCGCGGCGCTCCATGGATGAATATCGCAACCGTCTTCGCAGCCTCACGGAGCGGGAGCA harbors:
- a CDS encoding type II secretion system protein, with the protein product MMNTRGASHPRHDLRAGFTLLEAMLAVFIFGMAAVALMEAINSSGRISLDARARGNIQMRLDNMLLEATRDPMWSVDTRAQAGTERTVREHGFTYIIKREPIELKNQDGQLLQGLYLVQVKALWMEGGREQSAIAETWAYPLMFRPPNLMQAP
- a CDS encoding transposase, whose product is MRLARLKALPGATAAHYHCISRVVDRRFVLGEVEKEIFLKLMRFYAHFCQVRVSAYCLMSNHFHLLVEVPARPQVMPSEALLIGHVQSCYGKNTAALLAENLRQLRQQAGEAVAQKHLESWFARLWDISAFMKTLKQRFTQQFNKLHGRKGTLWEDRFRSVLVESGSALATMAAYIDLNPVRAGLVKDPSRYHWSSYGAAMGGNKAARAGLKSIIATVDRGQEQGLRGDAWLSRYRVWLFGKAEEIQDPRTGKVLRKGMSRKAVEKGLKRGGKPSLNELLHCRLSYMTRGGALGTKAFIESLFEAQRWRFAPERKNGARLPRGGESAWQGLRVLRAPRPA
- a CDS encoding type II secretion system F family protein, with the translated sequence MPAFRYEAMSTSGQRSAGTLEAADRGEAVRKLARRGLQPFSLSAEGGKPVAASGAAKEKNSKGAGETSAKTKAAVSASKAPVSGKASAAKSVITGPLKLSRSQVIQFTEELCDLLTAGLQLEQALHAMENRSVPVLRQLATSVRERVRDGLPLSAALHQVSPSFDELYCNLVSAGEAGGALGSILNRQARHLNQLEQLRAKVTGALIYPAFIIISGIALSVTMVTFLLPKMAALVESTGKELPTMAQWLMAMSGFIKSWWWLLIAAVILVVISVHVLFQDKGRMAWWHRKMLDLPMYGPVLRTRFEVQFLETLGNLLKNGLPLHRALELVRKATVNLYLREQLEAVETAVHDGGSLSRALERAGVLRPLVIDMVRVGEQTGEMADALEKAAERFDRQLTKTIEHATALLQPVLMLVMAVLVGGMVWMMINIVFSTLQQIQSR
- a CDS encoding prepilin-type N-terminal cleavage/methylation domain-containing protein — translated: MNATASNAGPMRRRLASRRSGNGFTLLEMIMVLLITSMLISAVFGIVNAVTILTHDLTTSQQRESRTHAFVELCARSLRSLPADAMLRLRTRQDGGLYTTQLALADAPSPLSASAGPFTVLETEVTSEGYLRLVVRSIPEDQVLAWEMGESTVGTRLVLLENVRMLEWLVFNPTTLQWQTVWNERMPLTAMRELAKNANPGRPQGPQAPGADAPAPPPSIPQDVQEAVNALGRPQRPGLMELRFAIGNEAPQRWVFWVPARVAGGR
- a CDS encoding RHS repeat-associated core domain-containing protein — translated: NMLASVTLPDSSVHSYAYDYRVRRITRTEGSANPVAMTFSGGLSVAEFEVTDPQLGTLNTQPAVEYQRGPDMGGGVGGLLYSLRSGTAKFNLSNGRGDVVAQSDSTGDLTWTASYEAYGKRPMETGTNADRQRANTKEEDPTGLLNEGYRYRDLETDVWLSKDPAGFVDGPNLYAYVRQNPWTSWDPDGLATRSELAKQKEHFIAKLSDTDGMDGNEYRLHVQNVMSEVERVSARIQAIDSASRNVNQAIAFTNFVRENLYGLNRLPYRINPDDIDDSNPFHSWIFEQGNNFGKFKSDGAAAVLGGALSGISKTSKLVRRTATRGIGAAHMFDEAFAANRYYVASPKHTGAARTAGGAKINPAPADGQGALDFSFPVSENTTRRIGVDTAHNQLVVFDRTQNVTRGGRTVGGEYHGHVRTWDELSSPMQKALSDYGVSVSKKGEIKLDPKTWGFSDD
- a CDS encoding GspE/PulE family protein; the encoded protein is MNALLAAATLAGSQDLDLVKAAAREASVSGQPVVDAVLEKASLGELEFLRALAHELHWPWQTELQPDMDEAAELKKECPPRLALRHRLLPLAFVSPPVTEAANGAPGEGEVKEAEQKEKTSKRSLVIACYDPFDLMARQAVARTVNVPVRWTLAPRDELLRALQSFYGVGADTFEDLMKSRDQDLDDAHLRDEANIIDESDAEASVLKFVNQIIREALAQRATDIHVEPLHDNLRIRYRIDGVLHETPVPENIKALQASVLARIKVMAKLDIAEKRLPQDGRINLKLEGQNIDVRVACIPSVEGESISLRLLGQEKFTLEKLGLTADYREKVESLLAKPNGIVLVTGPTGSGKSTTLYTFLSRLNSVQRRIVTIEDPVENKLPGVVQIAVKPEINLTFASGLRSILRGDPNVVMVGEIRDLETAEIAVRASLTGHLVFSTLHTNDAVGGITRLVEMGVEPFLVASSVRAFLAQRLVRSLCPHCRKPAHYSDEQLKSCGFHEGLGKTLFTASATGCQSCRGTGHYGRMAIYEIAMVTAALQDLISRKASANELTRQARRDGFISMREYGWRKVLDGSTTVEEVMRVTSEDFMD
- a CDS encoding prepilin-type N-terminal cleavage/methylation domain-containing protein, which translates into the protein MHFLRLRPEPPPGAVSRAGGFTLLELVVVLVIISFVVGLGVMSFDGVVQEGELRKPVLEFKDLTAEAVRRATLYERPQVLIFDSAGMVMPLRMRRESAGAVMRVKRFTLPPGMSLMLRRFGSDKFAPAEGQRLIVSPSGLCEPLTARFQRGQSWFEVTLDPLTGAAKEERMVVQ
- the gspG gene encoding type II secretion system major pseudopilin GspG, producing MKISPNAPQARMRSAGFTLMEMMLVLLIIALIMGGVAVTFQSFANSAEVTTTKTKIQNMEASLMAYRTNNGWYPTQQQGLDALATQPTVEPLPRMWKPLVKSDSLYDAWRRKLAYRNPGKHNSSGVDVYSLGEDGVDGTKDDLGNW